A genomic stretch from Rhodopseudomonas sp. BAL398 includes:
- the trbB gene encoding P-type conjugative transfer ATPase TrbB, giving the protein MAATHQKSEAILRGARMLRTALGPAIATFLEDPAIVEVMLNPDGRLWVDRLSEGLSDTGERLSPADGERIIRLVAHHVGAEVHPGAPRVSAELPETGERFEGLLPPVVSAPAFAIRKPAVAVFTLDDYVAASIMAAGQAETLRQAVADRRNILVAGGTSTGKTTLTNALLAEVSKTSDRVVLIEDTRELQCAAPNLVAMRTKDGVASLSDLVRSSLRLRPDRIPIGEVRGAEALDLLKAWGTGHPGGVGTIHAGTAIGALRRMEQLIQEAVVTVPRALIAETIDLVAVLSGRGASRRLAELARIEGLGPDGDYRVTLATQPPTGDLS; this is encoded by the coding sequence GTGGCGGCCACTCACCAGAAATCGGAGGCGATCCTTCGCGGTGCGCGGATGCTGCGCACGGCCCTGGGGCCGGCGATCGCCACCTTTCTGGAAGATCCCGCGATCGTCGAGGTGATGCTCAACCCCGATGGGCGGCTCTGGGTCGACCGGCTCTCGGAGGGCCTCTCTGACACCGGTGAACGCCTCTCGCCGGCCGATGGCGAGCGCATCATTCGCCTGGTCGCGCATCATGTCGGCGCCGAGGTTCATCCCGGTGCCCCGCGCGTCTCGGCCGAGCTGCCGGAAACGGGGGAGCGGTTCGAGGGGCTGTTGCCGCCCGTCGTGTCCGCGCCGGCGTTCGCGATCCGCAAGCCCGCGGTCGCGGTGTTCACGCTCGACGACTACGTTGCCGCCAGCATCATGGCCGCAGGCCAAGCCGAGACGCTGCGCCAGGCTGTCGCCGATCGTCGAAACATCCTCGTTGCAGGCGGCACCTCGACCGGCAAGACCACGCTCACGAATGCGTTGCTCGCCGAGGTCTCGAAAACCTCGGACCGCGTCGTCCTGATCGAAGACACGCGCGAGCTGCAATGCGCCGCGCCGAACCTAGTCGCCATGCGAACGAAGGACGGCGTCGCTTCGCTCTCCGACCTTGTCCGCTCCTCGCTCCGCCTTCGTCCCGATCGCATACCGATTGGCGAAGTGCGCGGAGCTGAGGCGCTCGACCTCCTGAAGGCCTGGGGCACGGGCCATCCCGGCGGCGTCGGCACGATCCACGCGGGCACCGCCATCGGCGCGCTGCGCCGGATGGAGCAGCTCATCCAGGAAGCCGTCGTCACCGTCCCGCGCGCCCTCATCGCCGAAACGATCGATCTGGTCGCCGTGCTCTCCGGCCGTGGCGCATCGCGCCGCCTCGCCGAACTCGCCCGCATCGAGGGTCTCGGCCCCGACGGCGACTACCGCGTCACCCTCGCAACCCAGCCCCCCACAGGAGACCTGTCATGA
- a CDS encoding TrbC/VirB2 family protein: MIQHALRIHRHIATAVSVTFVSLALAPAAHASGSSMPWEAPLQSILESIEGPVAKIIAVMIIIITGLTLAFGDTSGGARKLIQIVFGLSIAFAASSFFLSFFSFGGGALV; the protein is encoded by the coding sequence ATGATCCAGCACGCCCTGCGCATCCACCGCCATATCGCGACAGCGGTATCCGTCACATTCGTCTCGTTGGCTCTGGCGCCGGCCGCCCACGCGTCGGGTTCTTCGATGCCCTGGGAAGCCCCGCTCCAGTCGATCCTCGAATCGATCGAGGGGCCGGTCGCCAAGATCATCGCCGTGATGATTATCATCATCACCGGCCTGACGCTCGCCTTCGGCGATACGTCGGGCGGGGCGCGCAAGCTCATCCAGATCGTCTTCGGCCTGTCGATCGCGTTCGCCGCGTCGAGCTTCTTCCTGTCGTTCTTCTCGTTCGGCGGCGGAGCGCTTGTCTGA
- a CDS encoding VirB3 family type IV secretion system protein: MADGADHRGEVPGFSVPVHRALTEHILLGGAPRSLAILNGTLAAALGLGLRLWLVGLALWAVGHFAAVWAAKRDPQFVDVVRKHLRIPGHLSV, encoded by the coding sequence ATGGCGGATGGCGCGGACCATCGCGGCGAGGTGCCGGGCTTTTCCGTCCCGGTTCATCGGGCGCTGACCGAGCACATCCTGCTCGGCGGCGCCCCGCGCTCGCTCGCCATCCTCAACGGTACGCTGGCCGCCGCGCTCGGTCTCGGTCTTCGCCTCTGGCTCGTCGGCTTGGCGCTGTGGGCGGTGGGCCATTTCGCGGCCGTCTGGGCGGCCAAGCGCGATCCGCAGTTCGTCGATGTCGTGCGCAAGCATCTGCGCATTCCCGGTCACCTGTCGGTCTGA
- the trbE gene encoding conjugal transfer protein TrbE — protein MMNLAEYRNRNARLADFLPWAALVGEGVVLNKDGSLQRTARFRGPDLDSAVPAELVAVAGRLNNAFRRLGSGWAIFVEAQRHGAATYPASMFADSASALVDVERKADFEEAGAHFESSYFLTFLYLPPAEDAARAETWLYEGRDHAGVDAREVLRSFVDRTDRILNLIDAFMPDCAWLDDPETLTYLHSTVSTKRHRVRVPETPMYLDALLADQPLTGGLEPRLGDAHVRILTIVGFPTATTPGILDELNRLAFPYRWSTRAILLDKTDATKLLTKIRRQWFAKRKSIAAILKEVMTNEASALVDTDAANKAADADMALQELGADYAGQAYVTATITVWDDDPRIAAEKLRFVEKVIQGRDFTAMPETINAVDAWLGTLPGHVYANVRQPPISTLNLAHMIPLSAVWAGPERDEHFDAPPLLYGRTEGSTPFRLSIHVGDVGHTLIVGPTGAGKSVLLALMALQFRRYPQSQVFAFDFGGSIRAAALAMRGDWHDLGGGLTEGADDSVSLQPLARINDVAERAWASDWLVAILGRESVSVTPEVKEHLWSALSSLASAPVAERTLTGLSVLLQSNDLKQALRPYCVGGPYGRLLDAEAEHLGEAHVQVFETEGLIGTGAAAAVLAYLFHRIEDRLDGRPTLLIVDEGWLALDDEGFAGQLREWLKTLRKKNASVIFATQSLSDIDGSAIAPAIIESCQTRILLPNERAIEPQITAVYRRFGLNDRQIEILARAMPKRDYYCQSRRGNRLFELGLSDVALALCAASSKQHQALIAEVHARSGTDGFLAAWLGENRLGWAADLIADLTNVTPQTDSEARP, from the coding sequence ATGATGAACCTTGCCGAATATCGCAACCGCAACGCCCGCCTCGCGGACTTCCTGCCTTGGGCCGCCCTGGTCGGCGAAGGCGTGGTGCTCAACAAGGACGGTAGCCTGCAACGCACCGCGCGTTTTCGCGGCCCCGATCTCGACAGCGCCGTCCCGGCCGAGCTGGTCGCCGTCGCCGGCCGGCTCAACAACGCATTTCGCCGCCTCGGTTCGGGCTGGGCCATTTTCGTCGAGGCGCAGCGCCACGGCGCCGCGACTTATCCCGCCAGCATGTTCGCCGACAGCGCCTCCGCGCTCGTCGACGTCGAACGCAAGGCCGACTTCGAAGAGGCCGGCGCGCATTTCGAGTCCAGCTACTTCCTTACCTTCCTCTATCTGCCGCCGGCCGAGGATGCCGCCCGTGCCGAGACCTGGCTCTACGAGGGCCGGGACCACGCCGGCGTCGACGCGCGGGAAGTGCTCCGCAGCTTCGTCGATCGCACCGATCGTATCCTCAACCTGATCGACGCCTTCATGCCCGACTGCGCCTGGCTCGATGACCCCGAGACGCTGACCTATCTCCATTCGACCGTCTCGACGAAACGTCATCGCGTCCGCGTGCCCGAGACGCCGATGTATCTCGACGCGCTGCTCGCCGATCAGCCGCTTACCGGCGGCCTGGAGCCCCGGCTTGGAGACGCCCATGTTCGCATCCTCACCATCGTCGGTTTCCCCACCGCGACGACGCCCGGCATCCTCGACGAGCTGAATCGGCTCGCCTTTCCGTATCGCTGGTCGACCCGGGCGATCCTGCTCGACAAAACAGACGCCACCAAGCTGCTGACCAAGATCCGGCGGCAGTGGTTCGCCAAGCGCAAGTCGATCGCCGCCATCCTCAAGGAGGTGATGACCAACGAAGCCTCCGCCCTGGTCGATACCGATGCGGCCAACAAAGCGGCCGACGCCGATATGGCCCTGCAGGAGCTGGGCGCCGACTATGCCGGCCAGGCCTATGTGACGGCGACGATCACTGTCTGGGACGACGATCCGCGCATCGCCGCCGAGAAGCTGCGGTTTGTCGAGAAGGTGATTCAGGGCCGCGACTTCACCGCGATGCCCGAGACGATCAACGCCGTCGACGCCTGGCTCGGCACGCTGCCCGGCCACGTCTACGCCAACGTTCGCCAGCCTCCCATCAGCACATTGAATCTCGCCCACATGATCCCACTGTCGGCGGTGTGGGCGGGACCGGAACGGGACGAGCACTTCGATGCACCCCCACTACTTTACGGCAGAACGGAGGGCTCGACCCCGTTCCGGCTTTCCATCCATGTCGGCGACGTCGGTCACACGCTGATCGTCGGCCCGACCGGCGCTGGCAAATCGGTCCTGCTGGCGCTGATGGCGCTGCAATTCCGGCGCTATCCGCAATCCCAGGTCTTCGCCTTCGACTTTGGCGGATCAATCCGCGCCGCCGCGCTCGCTATGCGGGGCGACTGGCACGATCTCGGCGGCGGCCTCACCGAAGGCGCGGATGACAGTGTCTCGCTTCAGCCGTTGGCCCGCATTAACGATGTCGCCGAGCGGGCCTGGGCCTCCGACTGGCTGGTCGCGATCCTGGGGCGCGAAAGCGTATCGGTGACGCCCGAGGTCAAGGAGCACCTCTGGTCGGCACTGTCGTCGCTGGCGTCGGCGCCGGTCGCGGAGCGCACGTTGACGGGTCTGTCCGTCCTGCTTCAGTCCAACGATCTGAAACAGGCGTTGCGACCTTACTGTGTCGGCGGCCCCTACGGCCGGTTGCTCGACGCCGAGGCCGAACATCTAGGCGAAGCCCATGTTCAGGTCTTCGAGACCGAAGGACTGATCGGCACCGGCGCCGCCGCCGCCGTGCTCGCCTATCTTTTCCATCGCATCGAGGACCGCCTCGACGGTCGCCCGACGCTGCTGATCGTCGATGAAGGTTGGCTGGCGCTGGACGACGAGGGCTTCGCCGGCCAGCTCCGCGAATGGCTGAAAACGCTGCGCAAGAAGAACGCCAGCGTCATCTTCGCCACCCAGTCACTCTCCGACATTGACGGCTCGGCGATCGCGCCTGCCATCATCGAGAGTTGCCAGACCCGCATCCTGCTGCCGAACGAACGCGCGATCGAGCCGCAGATCACAGCCGTCTATCGCCGCTTCGGTCTGAACGACCGCCAGATCGAGATCCTCGCCCGGGCGATGCCCAAGCGCGACTATTACTGCCAATCGCGGCGCGGCAACCGGCTGTTCGAGCTGGGCCTGTCCGACGTGGCGCTGGCGCTCTGCGCCGCCTCATCGAAGCAGCACCAGGCACTGATCGCCGAGGTTCACGCCCGCAGCGGCACCGACGGCTTCCTCGCCGCGTGGCTCGGCGAGAACCGGCTCGGCTGGGCCGCCGACCTCATCGCCGACCTCACCAACGTCACACCTCAAACCGATTCGGAGGCACGCCCATGA
- the trbJ gene encoding P-type conjugative transfer protein TrbJ, with translation MTRSVRSRSRALRMTAALLTASAAAIPFMAAPAHAQFGGIVYDPTNYAQNLLTATRALQQINNQITSLQNEATGLINQARNLASLPFSSLQQLQQSVQRTQQLLGEAQRIAYNVQNIDQAFRTTYGSASMSASDQQLVAGARERWQNTVGGLQDAMRVQAGVVGNIDTNRSEMSALVGQSQGATGALQATQAGNQLLALQAQQLADLTAVVAANGRAQSLTEAERAAAAEQGREQRRRFLTPGSGYQPGNARMFPNGN, from the coding sequence ATGACCCGTTCCGTTCGTTCCCGCTCGCGCGCGTTGCGTATGACCGCCGCGCTGCTTACGGCCTCTGCCGCCGCGATCCCGTTCATGGCCGCGCCTGCCCACGCACAGTTTGGCGGGATCGTGTACGACCCCACCAACTACGCTCAGAACCTCCTGACCGCCACGAGGGCGCTTCAGCAGATCAACAATCAAATTACGTCGCTTCAGAACGAGGCGACCGGTCTGATCAATCAGGCGCGCAACCTTGCGAGCCTCCCGTTTTCCTCTCTCCAGCAGCTCCAGCAATCCGTCCAGCGGACTCAACAGCTTTTGGGCGAAGCACAGCGCATCGCTTATAATGTGCAGAATATCGACCAGGCGTTCCGCACCACATACGGTAGCGCCTCGATGTCCGCCTCGGACCAGCAGCTCGTCGCCGGCGCGCGCGAGCGCTGGCAGAATACCGTCGGCGGCCTGCAGGACGCGATGCGCGTCCAGGCGGGCGTGGTCGGCAATATCGACACGAACCGCAGCGAGATGTCGGCGCTGGTCGGCCAGAGCCAGGGCGCCACCGGCGCGCTGCAGGCAACACAGGCCGGCAATCAGCTTCTTGCGCTGCAAGCGCAGCAACTCGCCGATCTCACCGCTGTCGTCGCCGCAAACGGTCGCGCGCAGAGTCTGACCGAGGCCGAACGCGCGGCCGCGGCCGAGCAAGGTCGCGAGCAGCGCCGTCGCTTCCTGACGCCGGGCAGCGGCTACCAGC